The stretch of DNA AACAGTAAACTATACTGGTTCAAGTCAATTTTTTGAAAATTATTTAATTCAATCAACAATGAAAAAAATAGCGTTTTTTTCTGTCCTCTTTTGGATAGGAATGATGAGCATATCTGCTCAAACAATTAGTGGAAATCTTTCTGATTTTGAAACCAATTTAACCTTGCCTGGCGTTAACATTTATTTGCCAGAACTCAAAAAAGGAGTGGTTAGTGATATAAATGGAAATTTCACCTTAAAACTAGGTAGAAAAGGCACTTACAAACTTCAAATCTCGTACGTGGGTTATGATATCATTTTAAAAACCATATTGGTAGAAAATGATACGGTTATAGATTTTAAACTTAAACCAACTGTAATTGAAACCAAGGAGTTTGTGGTTTCTTCGGTTTATCACAGTAGCCAAAACGAAAACCCTGTTGAGGTTATACAGTTCGATAACAAACAACTTCCCCAATCATCGTCGCCAACTTTAATGCAATCGTTAACCAATGTGGCTGGGGTAAACATGATAAGCACAGGAACCAATATTGGTAAACCTGTAATTCGTGGATTGAGTTACAATAGAGTGTTGGTTTTCAGCGAGGGTGTTGCAGTCGATAATCAACAGTTTGGAGATGAACATGGCTTGGGGTTGAGCGATATTGGTATCGACAAAGTGGAAATAATAAAAGGACCTTCATCACTTCTTTATGGAGCTGATGCGATGGGTGGGGTGTTGCATTTTATTTCGGAGCGACCAGCAAACATCAATACCATTGTTGGTGATGTTGGGACAAAATATTTTTCGAATACCAATGGTTATACTTCCAATATGGGTTTTAAAGGAGCTACTGATGGCTTTCGATATAGAGTTAGAGGTGGTTATAGTTCGCATGGCGATTATATGCAAGGAAATGGGGAGCGAGTGACCAATACGCGTTATACCGAAAGTGCTTTAAAAACTGGAATTGGGTTTATGAAAAAATGGTGGACAAACGATGTTGATTATTCGTTTTTGCAATCTGCAATTGGCATACCAGAGGAATTGGGCGAACAAAACACGCAACGTAAGTTATTATCGCCATTCCAAATTATTACCAATCACACGCTTTCTACACAAAACACTTTTTACATCAAAAAATCACACATTAACCTAAACTTAGGTTACATGGTTAATAACCGAACTGAATACGAAGAAGGCGAATTGTCGGAAACGGTTTATCACAATTATCCTGCCCCAGCAGCATTGAACATGTTGTTAAAAACCACTTCGTATGATGTAAAATGGCATTTACCAGAAATGAATCACATTGAAGTAATTGTGGGGTCACAAGGTAAATATCAAACCAACAGAAACAGTGGTGAAGAAAATTTAATACCCGACGCCAACGAACAACAAGCTGGCGGTTTTGCTATGGTTAAATATGGTAAAAATAAATTTACCACCATGGCTGGTTTGCGTTATGATGTTAAAAAAGTGGAAGGTTTTAAAATGGGAGAGCAAGATGAGGAAGGGTATAAAAGAGCATTTAAACAATTTTACGATAGTTATAACGGTTCATTAGGATTTACGTATCAGGCAAACGAAAAATTATTGTTTCGTACCAATTTAGCAAGTGGTTTTAGAGCTCCGAATTTAGCAGAGTTATCGTCAAATGGCGTACATGAAGGAACATTTAGGTACGAAATTGGAAATTTAGCCTTGAAAACAGAACAGAATTTTGAAATTGATTTGGGTTTTGAGTATGTGAGTGAGCACGTTTCAATTGCATTTGCTGGGTTTAACAATTTAATCAACAATTACATTTTCTTGTCGCCATTAGACTCGGTTATAGGAGAAGAAACCGTTTTTACTTACAGCCAAACCAATGCACAGTTGTATGGACTAGAAAGCACCATTGATATACATCCACACGCTATGCATTGGTTACATTTTGAAACGGGCTATGCCATGGTAATTGCTAAAGACCGACAGGGCAATTATTTACCGCGAATACCTGCATTTAACCTAAACAATACCTTAAAAGTGGAGTTGAATAATTTTAAGAAATGCGAAAATCCGTTTATTAGTTTAACCACTAACACCATTTTTGCACAAAACAATTTTGCCGAGTTTGAAACTGCCACGCCATCGTATGTATTGTTGAGTGCTAAAGTTGGAGCTGACTTTGCTTTGGGTAAACAAAAATTGGAAATAAGTATTGGTGCAACTAATTTACTGAACACTAAATTCTACAACCATTTATCGCGATTAAAGCCTGATGGTATTTACGATATGGGTAGAAATTTTGTGTTGAGTGTTAAAGTACCTTTTGGGATTAAGGGGTAGTTTTTTGTTGATGGTTGATGGTATTTAGTTATTAGTGTTTTGTTTACAGTAGCTAGATTCCTGTTTTCTCCGTCAGCCGACGGATGCACAGGAATGACGATGTTAATTGGGTTTTCTACGTCATTCCTGCGACGGCAGGAATCTAGTTGTTAAAAACAACAGAAATATTTCTAACTCGGTAAAACCGAGCGAGTAGTAAGAGATTACGAACAGATAGAGGGGAAATGTTATAAATTTTCATTTAACCATTTGCAGCAATCATTATTAACTGATTTTAAATCTTCCCATGTTATCCACCCAATTCGGCTTGAAATTTTTTCACATTGATCCTTATCAAGATTCCTATGAACTAAATCAGCTTGAATTGTTTGAAAATCATTTTTATAATCTCGAAAAGCATATCCATATAATCTTGCTCTTGGATTGTCTTTATAGAGTTTAGGCGTTAGCAATAAAAACAACGATTTATCAGGTATTCTTTTATTTAATGGGGTTGCTAAATTTTTATTTTCACCAAGCATAACATCAATATTTCTAATTATTTGGTTTCGTATGCTATCATAACTAACCTGATATGAAATATCAGACAAAACTTTTGCTTCAATTATAATTGCAAACCCATTAGTTGAATTAATTATTAAAGCATCAACATTAGTAGCTCCTTCCAAATCAGAACGAAAATCGCCCTTTATGTTACGAGTTTTTTCAATGATGTAGGGAATAAAATTTTGAATAGTTACATTTTCTTTAAGCCAATCAAGGTAAATTTTTGGAGATGGAATATTCGGTTCAAAGAATAAATTTAATTCTCCTGCTAAGCATTCATTCCAATTTGTAAAATTATCTAAAGGCGGCTTTTCTCCATATGCAAGAGTCAATAATTTTATTAATTCGCTAATTCTATTAGGACTATGAAATATGGTCATTAAAGAACTAGCTGTCCAAAAAATTTCATCTTTTTCAATTTGTCGAATCAATTTAATATCAGTAGTAAATGGTGTTTTTGACTCAAACAATTCATAATTTTTTATACTCTTTTTATACCTAGCTATATGATTATCAATATTAGTTGAATCGTTGTCTAATTGAACAAAATGTTCTTTAAGCTTATCTTCTGAAAATGGTAAATAAATTTTGTGTAGCATAATCGTTGATTTTTGTTTATTAAAAATTACTTTTTGCCTTGTTTTGTTCTTTTAATGTCTTTATTTTATCTTGTTCGTTTTTTCTTTTTTCTAAATCCATTTCAGTCATTGAAAAAGAAACTTTCCAAAAGAACATTGAGATCTTACTAGGAGAAACGCCCATCCCACTGTTTATTGTTGTTAACGTATATTTTACCCCATTTTTATCAGCAACGTATATATATTTTACATCTTTCCCATATTGACCTCCATTTACTGGAAGTTTGTATGGGGAAGAAGGTTTTACTGGTAAAAGTTTAAATTCTATACCATAATATTCTTGGATATCTAGCCTAAATGTTTTGGATTTATCCATAGAACTTCCACATGACATTCCTTCTGCATTAAGCTTGTAAATTGTACCGTCATCATTTAAATAAATATTCAATTCAACATCTTTGAAATTTCCTAAAGAAATCCGATCTAAATAACAAATTGCTTTTCCAAAATCATCAAATTTTGGAGTCCATCCCTTTTTTTCAAATCTATCACCTAAAGTGTACGTTTTTATTGATTTGAATTTTTTAGTTAAACTATCATTTTGTGCATTTACAAAATTTGTAAAAGATGTAATAACTAAAAGTAGTATAACAATGAAGTTTTTCATCCATTTATTTTTCATCGCATTATTTTTTATTAATATCAAATGTAACTCAAATATAACCCTTTACTTATACATTTCCCGAATAATTACTTTTTGTTTAGTCTAGAAAAATCAAAAAAGTTTCGAGGTGTAATTGTTTGTGAGGACACAAACTTGAGCAAAAGAGTACTAAAAATTCCAATATAATGGAAAAATTAATACAAATATTTCCATTACAACGGAAAAATTAATGGTTTTTTAATGATTTACTTATACATTTCTCGAATAATTACTTTTTGTAATTCTCGTTTTATGATGAGGTCGGTAATTACTTCATCGGTATCGGCGTGGGCAGCTTCTTTCAGTTTACGGTTTAAAAAATCAGAATCAATGTCAATTCGGTAAAGTAAAGCTTGTAGTTTGTTGTAATCGTCGTTAAGCATTTCATCTACCAATGGCAAAATTTGGTTAAACAACTCTTGGTAAGGTGTAAGGTCTTTTCCTGTAAAAGTAACGGTAAGGTTAAACCAGTTAAAATCTTTGGCTAGTTGTGCAACAACTTTTTCAATTAAATCTTGTCGGTTGTAGTAGGGGGTAAGCTCGCTTAATGTAGGGATAATGTTCATTTAGTTAATAGTTTACAGTCTTAAGTAATCAGTCTTCAATCTTCCAACTTCGGTCTTCCGACTTCCAATTTTGGTCTTCCAATTCAGCTTTCACGGTTCATCAGCACTTTAGCAAAATCTTCAAAAACTTGCTTTTTATCTTGAATAACATTTATCGAATCTAAATGAGCCAAAGCTGTGTTGTAAAACAAATTCATTTCAGCTTCGGCTTTTTGTTTTATTTTAAGCGAATCAAAAATTTTGGTAACACGCTTTACTTTACTTTCTTTATCCAAAACAGCCGAGTTTAAACAAAAATCCAATTCTTTTTTCGTGTCGCCTTTAGCAAGCTCTTTGGCTTTTAAAAGTAAATAGGTTTTTTTATTAGCTAGCACATCGCCACCAATTTGTTTTCCGAATTTTTTAGGGTCGCCATACAAATCAAGGATGTCGTCCATTAACTGGAAAGCTATACCTAAATTTTTACCAAACTCATAAATATGATTGGCATCTTCTTTTGTAGCGCTTCCTAATACTGCTCCAATTTTTAAACTTGCCGCTAATAAAACGGCAGTTTTTAGCTCAATCATTTTAATGTATTCGTCAATGGTAACATTGTCGAGCGTTTCAAAATTCATATCCAGTTGTTGTCCTTCGCAAACCTCTATTGCAGTAGCATTAAACAAGATTAAAATTTCGGGTAAATGAGTCGGGTTTGATTTGGCTAAAAATTGCAAGGATTGTACAAACATTACATCGCCAGAAAGAATGGCAATGTTGGTATTCCATTTTTTATAAACTGTTGAGTGATTTCTTCTTAGTGGTGCATTATCCATGATGTCGTCGTGCACCAAGGTAAAATTGTGAAAAATTTCTATGGCTAAAGCTGCATTAATAGCATCTTCTTCTTTGCCTCCAAATAAATTGTTAGCCAATAAAAGTAAGGCAGGTCTTAAACGTTTACCACCTAATTCTAAAGAATATTTTATAGGTAAATAAAGCTCTTTGGGTTCTTTATCGATATAAGAAATTTTAGCTAATTCCTTATTAACAACATCAATGTATTCCTTGATTTTTTGCATTTACGACAAGATATACGAAGGATTTTTTAAAATGATGTTTATTCCTTCTTCCAAACTAATCAAGGGTTTATTGTTTAGTAATTTTTTCATGTTGGTAATATCGGGGTGCCTTCTCGTCATGTCACCTTCTTCAAGTGGTGGTAAAAATTTTATTTCAGATTTTGAGCCTGTTAATTTTATAATCAACTTGGCCAAATCCAAAATAGAAGTTTCAACATTGTTGCCAATATTAATGGTTTTGTTTGCACAATCGTCGGAAAAAGCAGCAGTAATACAGGCATTAATATTGTTTTCCATAAAACAGAACGTACGGGTTTGGTCGCCTTTACCGTAAATGGTAATTTCTTGGTTGTTTAAAGCCGCATTTATAAATTTAGAAATAACAAAATCTTTGCTTTGTTTTGGCCCGTAGGTGTTAAAAAACCTAAAAATGGTATAATCTAAACCATATTCTTGTTTGTATGATTTTAAAAAAGCTTCACCAACATTTTTAACTATGGCATAAGGTAAACGCGAGTTTAATGGAGTTGTTTCTTCGTGTTGGGGATATTCGACAGGTTCGCCATAAACTTCAGAAGAAGAAGCGTACATCACTCGTTTAACTCCAGTGTTTTTGGCTAATTCCAATATGTTTTTTATCCCAGTAATATCGTTTAAAACTTTAATTGGATTTTCAAGTGTTCGTTTAACGCCAACCAATGCAGCATAATGAAAAGCATAATCGAATGAAAAGGTATGGAAAACACTAGTTATTTCTGATGCAATGTTTACATCACATTGAATAAACTTTAAATTCTTATTTGGGGCTAAAGGTAACTTGTTTTTGCTTCCTGTTTGTAAATTATCTACAACCACCACGAAATGGTTAGGCTTTTGAATTAAGCCTTCTACAAGAGCGCTACCTACAAAGCCAGCACCACCGGTTACTAGAATGTTTATTTTATTGCTCATTTACAATGTCCATTAAATAAATGCCATACCCGCTTTTTATAAGAGGTTCTGCTAATTTTTGTAATTGTTGTTTAGAAATAAATCCTTTTCTAAAGGCTATTTCTTCAATACATCCAATTTTTAAGCCTTGTCGTTCTTCAATAACTTGAACGTATTGACCAGCCTGCATTAATGATGCATGAGTCCCAGTGTCCAACCAAGCAGTTCCTCTATCCAGAATACCAACCTCTAACTTACCTTGTTCTAAGTATTTTTTATTTACATCAGTAATTTCGTATTCTCCACGTTTACTTGGTTTTAGCTCTTTGGCTATTTTTACCACATCATTATTATAAAAATACAAACCTGGTACAGCATAGTTTGATTTAGGTTTTTCGGGTTTTTCTTCAATAGAAATAGCCTTGTGGTTTTTATCAAACTCAACAACACCATATCGTTCTGGGTCGCTAACATGGTAAGCGAAAACTACCCCACCATCAGGATTGGTTTTTTGAGTTAACAAATCATCTAATCCTGTTCCGTAAAAAATATTATCACCTAAAATAAGAGCAACTTTGTCGTTTCCAATAAATTCTTCACCAATAACAAACGCTTGAGCTAAACCATTCGGGATTTCTTGTATAGCATAAGTAAATTTACAGCCAAACTGAGTTCCATCTCCCAACAGCATTTTAAAACTAGGGTTGTCGTGTGGTGTTGTTATTATTAAAATTTCGTTTATTCCAGCACTCATCAAAACCGAAAGGGGATAATAAATCATTGGTTTATCGTAAATAGGCATTAACTGCTTACTTACTGCTAGTGTAAGTGGGTGTAATCTTGTGCCAGAACCTCCGGCTAATATTATTCCTTTCATATTTGATTCTTTTGGTCTATTTCTTCAGTTTGATGTTCTATAGGTTTTACTTCTAAATCATCTAGTTCTATGTCTTCTTCTTCGTCAAAAATTTCAATTAATGGTTCTTTTTTAAATGCTTTTGTGGTCAATGCTTTATCTAACGATAAAAGTAATGAAGGTAAAAGTAATAAATCAGACAAAATTGCCATTAACAATGTAAATGAAACTAAGAAACCTAGAGCAACAGTTCCTCCAAAACTAGAGGCGGTGAATACTCCAAATCCAAAAAATAGAATGGTTGAAGTATAAATCATGCTCACACCCGTTTCTTTTAAAGCGATTAAGACTGATTTTTTTAAGCCAACAGTATGATTTTTAAGTTCTTGTCGGTATTTGGCTAAAAAGTGAATAGTGTCATCTACTGAAATACCAAAAGCAATACTAAAGATAAGAATGGTTGACGGTTTTATAGGGATGCCAATATAACCCATTAAAGCTGCAGTGGTAATAAGTGGTATTAGGTTTGGTATTAAAGAAACAACCACCATTCGAATTGACGAAAACAGTATTGACATAATCGAGGCAATTAACAAAACGGCTAAAGCCAAGCTAGTAAATAGGTTTTCAACTAAATAGTTGGTTCCCTTTAAAAAGGCAACGCTTGTCCCTGTTAGGGTAACTTTATATTCGTCAGGACTAAAAATAGAATCAATTTTAGGTTTTATCTCAGTAAGTAACATTTCCATTTCTTCAGTGCCAATATCAGCCATTTGAAAACTCACTCTAGTTACTTGGTTATTGCTATCAATAAACGAAGAGAAGTCTTTTCTTGTTGAATCTTTAGAGATGTATTCCTTTAATTTATTGAGTTCAGTTGCAGGAGGCAAAATGTAAAACTTTGGATTCCCTTTTTTGTATGCTTGGTAAGAAAATTGAATGGCCTCTACAACCGATAGGGGTTTCGAGAACTGAGGGTAGTCAGAAATAACTTTTTGTAATTTTTTTATTTTGTATAAAGCTCTTGCGTTTTCAGCAAAAACACCATTTTTCTTTTTGGTATCAATCACAACTTCAAAAGGCATAACACCACTAAAGTTTTTTTCGAAGAATTTAAGGTCGGTAACTATTGGGTCATTTTTTGGTAAGTCATCAACAATGTTACCCGTAGTTTTAATTAATGAAATACCATAAAACCCTAGTCCAACAATAATTATAGTTGCAATGTAAATGTATTTTCTGTGGTAGCTCACAAGGTAAACAAGCTTGTCAACCATCTTTTCCATGAGTTTGTTCTCTAAGTGTTTTACATGGCGGTCTTTAGGTTCGTTTAAAAAACTAAAAATGATAGGAATTAATAATATTGATAAAACAAATACCAGTAAAATATCTATAGCGGCAACAATACCAAATTCAACCAAAATGGAACTTTTAGTAAAAATAAATGTAGCAAAACCAACGGCAGTGGTTGTATTGGTTAAGAAAATCGCGTTCCCAGTTTTTTGAATAACTCTGCTCAACGATTTTATTTGATTGCCATGTTTTTTAAATTCTGTGTGATACTTGTTCAGTAAAAAAATGCAGTTTGGAATACCAATAACAATTAACAAAGGAGGAATCAAGCCTGTTAAAATGGTGATTTCAAAATCGAATAACACCAAAATACCCATAGACCAAATAACACCGATACAAACCACTAACAACGAATACAACGTTGCTTTAAACGACCTAAAAAATAAATACAGAATAACTGCTGTAATTAAGATGGATAGTAGAAGAAACAGCTTTATTTCGGAAGCAACTTTAGTTGAAGAGTTGGCTCTTATTAAAGGCAACCCTGATTTATGAACTTCTATGCCTGTTTTGTTTTCAAAAGCTTCTACTTTTTTTGCTATGGCATCAAATATTCCGTTTCTGTATTTTGAATCAAGTACTTCTCTGTTTAATGTTACAGCAATAAGGGTAGCGTTTGTGGAGTCTGAATACAAAAAACCCTCATAAAAAGGATAGTTGAACAACACTTCTTTCAAAGAATCTACCTCATGTTGAGTAGTGGGCTTCTTTTTTACAAGCTGCTCTAAATCAAATTGTTTTTTGGATTTGTTACGGGTAAGTGTATAAGCATTAGCAATTGAAAGTGCTTCAGTAACACCATTTACAATAACTTTTTCTTTACCTTTTTTAAAAGGGACTTTAATGTTTTTTAAGTTTTTGGTTAAATCATACCAAGCATTAAAGTTGTTTAATTCAAAAAGTTGTTCATTTTTTATTCCTAGAACAACAACACTTCCATCAGCACCAAACGTTTTTCTAAAATTTTCATAATCAATATAAGTTGAATCCGTTTTTGGAAGCATTTGAGCCATCTGATAACTCATTCTAACATTTTGGGCAAAAAACAGCATTACAGCAGTTATTAGTCCAATTCCAATTAGAATTACCAACCGATTTTTTAAAATGATTTTAGAAAGGTTAAACCACATATTACTTAACTTCAAGATATTGTTGAAGAGGGTGCAAATATCTGAAAATAAATAAGGAATTAACTTACACGAGGTAAGTTAATTCCTTAAAAATACTTTTTTTACTTTGTAGCTGTTGCGTTGGCTTGTTTTACGATTCTTACCGCGGTAAGGTCATGAATATGCATAACATTAGGTTGATAACCCACTACACTAGATTGAAACAGTCTATAGTTTTCGTTGTACCATAATGGAATGATAGGAGCTTCGTTAATAAGAATTTGTTCAGCCTTTAAACACAATTCATTTCTTTTTACTTCATCAGTTGAGGTTGTTGCTTGTTCAAAATAGTTGTCGAACTCACTGTTTACAAAACGCGATGAGTTAGGAAAAGAAGGTTCGGTGAGAGTGCTTGGGACATAGCCACCGTAGCCGATGTTTAAAAAATTGTCAGGTGTAGGGTAGTCGGCAAGCCAAGCAGAAACCCCCATGCTTCCATGAGCCATTTTGTCAAGAGCTAACTTCTCGGCAAAAGTTACGGTAACAATTTCTGTATTTACATTAATTTCTGATAACAATTGTTTTTGAATTTCTAAAGCCACTCTTAATGTTTGGTTTTCGTTGCCACTAATGTAAAACTTGATTAATGGTAAACCTTCACCATTTTTATACCCAGCATCAGCAAGCATTTTTTTTGCTTTATCAATATTGTGTTCAATACCTA from Flavobacteriales bacterium encodes:
- a CDS encoding TonB-dependent receptor, with the protein product MKKIAFFSVLFWIGMMSISAQTISGNLSDFETNLTLPGVNIYLPELKKGVVSDINGNFTLKLGRKGTYKLQISYVGYDIILKTILVENDTVIDFKLKPTVIETKEFVVSSVYHSSQNENPVEVIQFDNKQLPQSSSPTLMQSLTNVAGVNMISTGTNIGKPVIRGLSYNRVLVFSEGVAVDNQQFGDEHGLGLSDIGIDKVEIIKGPSSLLYGADAMGGVLHFISERPANINTIVGDVGTKYFSNTNGYTSNMGFKGATDGFRYRVRGGYSSHGDYMQGNGERVTNTRYTESALKTGIGFMKKWWTNDVDYSFLQSAIGIPEELGEQNTQRKLLSPFQIITNHTLSTQNTFYIKKSHINLNLGYMVNNRTEYEEGELSETVYHNYPAPAALNMLLKTTSYDVKWHLPEMNHIEVIVGSQGKYQTNRNSGEENLIPDANEQQAGGFAMVKYGKNKFTTMAGLRYDVKKVEGFKMGEQDEEGYKRAFKQFYDSYNGSLGFTYQANEKLLFRTNLASGFRAPNLAELSSNGVHEGTFRYEIGNLALKTEQNFEIDLGFEYVSEHVSIAFAGFNNLINNYIFLSPLDSVIGEETVFTYSQTNAQLYGLESTIDIHPHAMHWLHFETGYAMVIAKDRQGNYLPRIPAFNLNNTLKVELNNFKKCENPFISLTTNTIFAQNNFAEFETATPSYVLLSAKVGADFALGKQKLEISIGATNLLNTKFYNHLSRLKPDGIYDMGRNFVLSVKVPFGIKG
- a CDS encoding polyprenyl synthetase family protein, with the translated sequence MQKIKEYIDVVNKELAKISYIDKEPKELYLPIKYSLELGGKRLRPALLLLANNLFGGKEEDAINAALAIEIFHNFTLVHDDIMDNAPLRRNHSTVYKKWNTNIAILSGDVMFVQSLQFLAKSNPTHLPEILILFNATAIEVCEGQQLDMNFETLDNVTIDEYIKMIELKTAVLLAASLKIGAVLGSATKEDANHIYEFGKNLGIAFQLMDDILDLYGDPKKFGKQIGGDVLANKKTYLLLKAKELAKGDTKKELDFCLNSAVLDKESKVKRVTKIFDSLKIKQKAEAEMNLFYNTALAHLDSINVIQDKKQVFEDFAKVLMNRES
- a CDS encoding NAD-dependent epimerase/dehydratase family protein, with the protein product MSNKINILVTGGAGFVGSALVEGLIQKPNHFVVVVDNLQTGSKNKLPLAPNKNLKFIQCDVNIASEITSVFHTFSFDYAFHYAALVGVKRTLENPIKVLNDITGIKNILELAKNTGVKRVMYASSSEVYGEPVEYPQHEETTPLNSRLPYAIVKNVGEAFLKSYKQEYGLDYTIFRFFNTYGPKQSKDFVISKFINAALNNQEITIYGKGDQTRTFCFMENNINACITAAFSDDCANKTINIGNNVETSILDLAKLIIKLTGSKSEIKFLPPLEEGDMTRRHPDITNMKKLLNNKPLISLEEGINIILKNPSYILS
- the rfbA gene encoding glucose-1-phosphate thymidylyltransferase RfbA, which translates into the protein MKGIILAGGSGTRLHPLTLAVSKQLMPIYDKPMIYYPLSVLMSAGINEILIITTPHDNPSFKMLLGDGTQFGCKFTYAIQEIPNGLAQAFVIGEEFIGNDKVALILGDNIFYGTGLDDLLTQKTNPDGGVVFAYHVSDPERYGVVEFDKNHKAISIEEKPEKPKSNYAVPGLYFYNNDVVKIAKELKPSKRGEYEITDVNKKYLEQGKLEVGILDRGTAWLDTGTHASLMQAGQYVQVIEERQGLKIGCIEEIAFRKGFISKQQLQKLAEPLIKSGYGIYLMDIVNEQ
- a CDS encoding MMPL family transporter, with translation MWFNLSKIILKNRLVILIGIGLITAVMLFFAQNVRMSYQMAQMLPKTDSTYIDYENFRKTFGADGSVVVLGIKNEQLFELNNFNAWYDLTKNLKNIKVPFKKGKEKVIVNGVTEALSIANAYTLTRNKSKKQFDLEQLVKKKPTTQHEVDSLKEVLFNYPFYEGFLYSDSTNATLIAVTLNREVLDSKYRNGIFDAIAKKVEAFENKTGIEVHKSGLPLIRANSSTKVASEIKLFLLLSILITAVILYLFFRSFKATLYSLLVVCIGVIWSMGILVLFDFEITILTGLIPPLLIVIGIPNCIFLLNKYHTEFKKHGNQIKSLSRVIQKTGNAIFLTNTTTAVGFATFIFTKSSILVEFGIVAAIDILLVFVLSILLIPIIFSFLNEPKDRHVKHLENKLMEKMVDKLVYLVSYHRKYIYIATIIIVGLGFYGISLIKTTGNIVDDLPKNDPIVTDLKFFEKNFSGVMPFEVVIDTKKKNGVFAENARALYKIKKLQKVISDYPQFSKPLSVVEAIQFSYQAYKKGNPKFYILPPATELNKLKEYISKDSTRKDFSSFIDSNNQVTRVSFQMADIGTEEMEMLLTEIKPKIDSIFSPDEYKVTLTGTSVAFLKGTNYLVENLFTSLALAVLLIASIMSILFSSIRMVVVSLIPNLIPLITTAALMGYIGIPIKPSTILIFSIAFGISVDDTIHFLAKYRQELKNHTVGLKKSVLIALKETGVSMIYTSTILFFGFGVFTASSFGGTVALGFLVSFTLLMAILSDLLLLPSLLLSLDKALTTKAFKKEPLIEIFDEEEDIELDDLEVKPIEHQTEEIDQKNQI